The Pseudomonas sp. TH06 genome has a window encoding:
- a CDS encoding flavin reductase family protein yields the protein MIDAAIYKQVMGSFPSGVTVITTLDDDGQIVGLTASAFSSLSMDPALVLFCPNYSSDSYPVLIKNKRFAIHVLSGGQQSEAYAFARKGKDKAQGIEWTLSALGNPILANATAIIECELWREYEGGDHAIMVGAVKNLIVPEQISGPLVYCHGKMGALPVLA from the coding sequence ATGATCGATGCGGCCATCTATAAACAAGTCATGGGTTCGTTCCCGTCCGGCGTCACCGTGATCACCACCCTGGATGACGACGGACAGATCGTCGGCCTGACCGCCAGCGCTTTCAGTTCGCTGTCGATGGACCCGGCCCTGGTGCTGTTCTGCCCCAACTACAGTTCCGACTCCTATCCTGTCCTGATCAAGAACAAGCGTTTTGCGATTCACGTCCTGTCCGGCGGCCAGCAAAGCGAAGCCTACGCCTTCGCCCGTAAAGGCAAGGACAAGGCGCAAGGCATTGAGTGGACGTTGAGCGCGTTGGGCAACCCGATCCTGGCCAATGCAACGGCTATCATCGAGTGTGAGTTGTGGCGCGAATATGAAGGCGGCGACCACGCCATCATGGTCGGCGCGGTGAAGAACCTCATCGTTCCCGAACAGATATCCGGGCCGCTGGTGTACTGCCACGGCAAGATGGGCGCCCTGCCCGTCCTGGCCTGA
- a CDS encoding cytosine permease, with the protein MSQMSRQDPLIENHTVDYVPLAERHGKARDLFTLWFSTNIAPLPIVTGAMVVQVFHLDLLWGLLAIALGHMIGGVVIALASAQGPRMGIPQMVQSRGQFGRYGALLIVFFAAIIYIGFFISNIVLAGKSIVGIAPSVPAPLSILIGALAATAIGVIGYNFIHTLNRIGTWVMGSALLAGFIYIFAHDLPADFLTRGSFNLSGWLATVSLGIIWQISFSPYVSDYSRYLPADIGIAKPFWATYLGATLGTILSFSFGAVAVLATPEGTEAMVAVKQSTGWLGPILMVLFLLNIISHNALNLYGAVLSIITSIQTFASQWTPSIKVRVMLSSVVLAGCCVVALGASADFISEFIGLILALLLVLVPWASINLIDFYLIKRGDYDITSIFRADGGIYGRFNLHAIIAYFIGIIVQLPFANTSLYVGPYANLVDGADLSWLVGLVVTVPLYYCLATRGQTEQSRAARLGRGEGIYPRPAAKQS; encoded by the coding sequence ATGTCCCAGATGTCCCGGCAAGATCCGTTGATCGAGAATCACACGGTCGACTACGTCCCACTCGCGGAACGCCACGGGAAGGCCCGCGACCTTTTCACTCTTTGGTTCAGCACCAACATTGCGCCACTGCCCATCGTCACCGGCGCCATGGTGGTTCAGGTGTTCCATCTTGATTTGCTTTGGGGGCTGCTGGCGATTGCGCTGGGGCACATGATCGGTGGGGTGGTGATCGCTCTGGCGTCGGCGCAAGGCCCGCGCATGGGCATTCCGCAAATGGTTCAGAGCCGTGGCCAGTTCGGGCGTTACGGCGCGCTGTTGATCGTGTTCTTTGCGGCGATCATCTACATCGGTTTCTTCATTTCCAACATCGTGCTGGCGGGTAAATCCATCGTCGGCATTGCGCCTTCAGTGCCTGCGCCGTTGAGCATCCTGATCGGCGCGCTGGCCGCTACGGCGATCGGCGTGATTGGCTACAACTTCATCCATACGCTGAATCGCATCGGCACCTGGGTGATGGGCAGTGCGTTGCTGGCCGGGTTCATCTACATTTTCGCCCATGACTTGCCGGCCGACTTTCTGACTCGCGGCAGTTTCAACCTGTCCGGCTGGCTGGCGACGGTATCGTTGGGGATCATCTGGCAGATCAGCTTCTCGCCGTACGTGTCCGATTATTCGCGCTATCTGCCGGCGGATATCGGCATTGCCAAGCCGTTCTGGGCGACTTATCTGGGCGCGACGCTGGGGACGATTCTGTCGTTCAGTTTCGGCGCGGTCGCCGTGCTGGCGACGCCGGAAGGCACCGAAGCGATGGTCGCGGTCAAGCAGTCGACGGGGTGGTTGGGGCCAATTCTGATGGTGTTGTTCCTGCTGAATATCATCAGCCACAACGCGCTGAATCTCTACGGCGCGGTGCTGTCGATCATCACCTCGATCCAGACCTTCGCCAGCCAATGGACGCCGAGCATCAAGGTGCGTGTGATGTTGTCGAGCGTGGTGCTGGCCGGTTGCTGTGTGGTGGCGCTCGGGGCGTCGGCGGATTTCATTTCCGAGTTCATCGGATTGATTCTTGCGCTGTTGCTGGTCTTGGTGCCGTGGGCGTCGATCAACCTGATCGACTTTTACCTGATCAAGCGCGGCGACTACGACATCACTTCGATCTTCCGCGCCGACGGCGGGATTTACGGGCGCTTCAATCTGCACGCGATCATTGCCTATTTCATCGGCATCATCGTGCAGCTGCCGTTCGCCAATACCTCGCTGTACGTCGGGCCTTACGCCAACCTGGTCGATGGTGCGGATCTGTCGTGGCTGGTCGGCCTGGTGGTGACCGTTCCGCTGTATTACTGCCTGGCAACGCGCGGCCAGACCGAGCAAAGCAGGGCTGCACGGTTGGGCCGTGGCGAGGGGATTTATCCCCGACCGGCTGCGAAGCAGTCGTGA
- a CDS encoding polyamine ABC transporter substrate-binding protein encodes MVTMKRILGATVCGLTLLASAVHAEQRELRVYNWADYILPSVPKDFAAKTNIKVTWDTFDTNESLEAKLLTGNSGYDLVVPSNQFLDTQIKAGVFQKLDKSKLPNWSHQDPELLKLLDKNDPGNQYGVPYMVGTVLIGFNPAKVKAALGDNAPVDSWDLVFKPENMEKLKSCGVAMLDSPSEILPLALHYLGLDPNSQNPADYEKAKALMLKVRPYVTYFNSAKYMTDIANGDICVAIGYSGSFYQFGNRAKEAGNGVVVDWRLPKEGAPIWFDTFAIPKSAKNVAEAHEFLNNLLDPKVIAPISDFLGYPNANKDSMPLINKEITGNPNLTPTPEALKNLYVVQPLPQKLERVRTRVWTNIKSDK; translated from the coding sequence ATGGTCACGATGAAACGCATTCTGGGTGCCACCGTGTGTGGGCTGACGCTGCTGGCCAGCGCCGTACACGCCGAGCAGCGCGAACTGCGGGTGTACAACTGGGCGGATTACATCCTGCCGTCCGTGCCCAAGGATTTCGCCGCGAAAACCAACATCAAAGTGACCTGGGATACCTTCGACACCAATGAATCCCTGGAAGCCAAACTGCTGACCGGCAACTCCGGTTACGACCTGGTGGTGCCGTCGAACCAATTCCTCGATACGCAGATCAAGGCCGGTGTGTTCCAGAAACTCGACAAGTCCAAGTTGCCCAACTGGAGTCACCAGGATCCGGAGCTGCTCAAGCTGCTGGACAAGAACGACCCCGGCAACCAGTACGGCGTGCCCTACATGGTCGGTACCGTGCTGATCGGCTTCAACCCGGCCAAGGTCAAGGCTGCACTGGGTGACAACGCGCCAGTAGACAGTTGGGATCTGGTGTTCAAGCCGGAAAATATGGAGAAACTGAAATCCTGCGGCGTGGCAATGCTCGATTCGCCCTCGGAAATCTTGCCGCTGGCCCTGCATTATCTCGGCCTCGACCCGAATAGCCAAAACCCTGCCGACTATGAAAAAGCCAAGGCGTTGATGCTCAAGGTTCGTCCGTACGTGACCTACTTCAACTCGGCCAAATACATGACTGACATCGCCAATGGCGATATCTGCGTGGCCATCGGTTACTCCGGCAGCTTCTACCAGTTCGGCAACCGCGCCAAAGAAGCGGGCAACGGCGTGGTGGTCGACTGGCGCTTGCCGAAGGAAGGCGCGCCGATCTGGTTCGACACCTTCGCCATTCCGAAAAGCGCGAAGAACGTCGCCGAGGCCCATGAGTTCCTCAACAACCTGCTCGATCCGAAAGTCATCGCGCCGATCAGCGACTTCCTCGGCTACCCGAACGCGAACAAGGATTCGATGCCGTTGATCAACAAGGAAATCACCGGCAATCCAAACCTGACACCGACCCCCGAAGCGCTGAAAAACCTTTACGTCGTCCAGCCCTTGCCGCAGAAGCTTGAGCGCGTACGCACCCGAGTCTGGACCAATATCAAATCCGATAAATAG
- a CDS encoding TerC family protein, protein MPATHINIGEPWMWGAFIVFVLAMLALDLFVFGGRKAHRVSVREALSWVIAWCLLALAFAGLLWWYLNGEFGGEIAWQKTLEFLTGYLIEQSLSIDNMFIFVMIFSYFAVPPELQRRVLLYGVLGAIAMRAVMIFAGVWLVSQFEWLLYAFGVFLIITGIKMLVFADQQPDLDNNPLLRWVRGHLRITSGFHGERFFVMQNGVRWATPMFLVLVLIEASDLMFAVDSIPAIFAVTTDPFIVFTSNIFAIMGLRALYFLLADMADRFHLLKYGLAIVLVFIGGKMTLMPWFHMPVEWSLAVVGGVILGSVLLSLFISKDGDNTNDARQNQK, encoded by the coding sequence ATGCCAGCCACGCACATCAATATCGGCGAACCGTGGATGTGGGGAGCCTTCATTGTTTTCGTTCTGGCCATGCTGGCATTGGACCTGTTTGTTTTCGGAGGGCGCAAGGCGCATCGGGTGTCAGTGCGCGAAGCCTTGTCCTGGGTCATTGCCTGGTGCTTGTTGGCACTGGCGTTTGCGGGCCTGCTCTGGTGGTATCTGAACGGCGAGTTCGGCGGTGAAATTGCCTGGCAAAAGACTCTGGAGTTCCTCACCGGATATCTGATCGAGCAGTCACTGTCGATCGACAACATGTTCATCTTCGTGATGATCTTCAGCTACTTCGCCGTGCCGCCGGAGTTACAGCGCCGAGTTCTGCTGTACGGCGTGCTCGGCGCAATCGCGATGCGTGCGGTGATGATTTTCGCCGGCGTGTGGCTGGTGTCGCAGTTCGAATGGCTGCTGTATGCCTTCGGCGTGTTCCTGATCATCACCGGGATCAAGATGCTGGTGTTTGCCGATCAGCAACCGGATCTGGACAACAACCCTTTGCTGCGCTGGGTGCGCGGGCATTTACGCATTACCAGCGGCTTCCATGGCGAGCGGTTTTTCGTGATGCAAAACGGCGTGCGCTGGGCCACGCCGATGTTTCTGGTGCTGGTGCTGATCGAGGCCAGCGACCTGATGTTCGCTGTAGACAGTATCCCGGCAATCTTCGCCGTGACCACAGACCCGTTTATCGTGTTCACCTCGAACATCTTCGCAATCATGGGCCTGCGGGCGCTGTACTTCCTGTTGGCGGACATGGCTGACCGCTTTCATTTGCTCAAGTACGGATTGGCGATTGTGCTGGTGTTCATTGGCGGCAAGATGACGCTGATGCCGTGGTTCCACATGCCGGTGGAGTGGTCGCTGGCGGTGGTGGGTGGGGTGATTCTGGGGTCGGTGCTACTGAGTTTGTTTATCAGCAAGGACGGCGATAACACCAACGACGCCCGACAAAACCAGAAATGA
- a CDS encoding Dyp-type peroxidase, translating into MTDDTLEPQAVYSPITSSAIFIVATLNAGTEASDTVKGWCADLAGLVRSVGKRVPAGNLSCVCGFSSNAWDRLFGSPRPAALHGFREFGGPGRHAPATPGDLLLHIRADQMDLCFELATQIMATLGDAVTVVDEVQGFRYFDMRSIIGFVDGTENPVGRKAVNFTIVGDEDPDFSGGSYVLVQKYLHNMNAWNALSVEAQERVIGRKKLSDIELDDSVKPSNSHSALTTITTADGEEVKILRDNMPFGRPGAGEFGTFFIGYARSPEPMEQMLENMFVGKPPGNYDKLLDFSIAVTGSLYFVPSADLLEALADR; encoded by the coding sequence ATGACCGATGACACTCTGGAACCTCAAGCGGTGTACAGTCCGATCACCAGCAGCGCGATTTTTATCGTCGCGACGCTCAATGCCGGCACCGAAGCGAGCGACACCGTAAAAGGCTGGTGCGCTGATCTCGCCGGGCTGGTGCGATCGGTGGGCAAACGCGTACCGGCAGGCAATCTGTCCTGCGTTTGTGGTTTTTCCTCGAATGCCTGGGATCGTCTGTTCGGCAGCCCGCGTCCGGCGGCACTCCACGGTTTTCGTGAGTTTGGCGGGCCAGGGCGCCACGCCCCCGCGACCCCCGGCGACTTGCTGCTGCACATCCGTGCCGATCAAATGGATCTGTGTTTCGAGTTGGCCACGCAGATCATGGCAACGCTGGGCGATGCCGTGACCGTGGTCGATGAGGTTCAGGGTTTCCGCTATTTCGACATGCGCAGCATCATCGGTTTTGTCGACGGCACGGAAAACCCGGTCGGGCGCAAAGCCGTGAATTTCACCATCGTCGGCGATGAGGATCCGGACTTCAGCGGCGGCAGTTACGTGCTGGTGCAGAAGTATCTGCATAACATGAACGCGTGGAACGCATTGAGCGTCGAAGCGCAGGAACGCGTGATCGGGCGCAAGAAATTGTCCGATATCGAACTGGATGATTCGGTCAAACCGAGCAACTCCCACAGTGCGCTGACGACAATCACCACAGCAGACGGCGAGGAAGTGAAAATCCTCCGTGACAACATGCCGTTCGGCCGACCCGGGGCCGGGGAGTTCGGTACGTTCTTTATCGGCTATGCGCGTTCGCCAGAGCCGATGGAACAGATGCTGGAAAACATGTTCGTCGGCAAACCGCCGGGCAACTACGACAAGCTGCTGGACTTCAGCATCGCGGTGACCGGTAGCCTGTACTTTGTGCCGTCCGCCGATTTGCTGGAAGCGCTGGCCGATCGCTGA
- a CDS encoding helix-turn-helix transcriptional regulator, which produces MPPKGQDKSVRRSIPGLPSLPRPLYGRTESLPNRALTRRHSHPWVQLSYAIQGVLEVQTSAGRFVAPPERAVWIPAGVPHRVFSSPHTEMRSLYIDCSVASREIERCHVLGVSDLLRELIRAFSQVPVEYDERGAHGRLAQVILDQLADAPHIDLMLPLPQDARLRQIYQSLEQHPEQQTTLSHWSDKFGVTEKTLTRLFLRDTGLTFRAWRQRLRLLGALTPLEKGERVTDVALGCGYDSTSAFIAAFRQQFGETPGEFFR; this is translated from the coding sequence ATGCCGCCTAAAGGACAGGACAAAAGCGTTCGACGCAGCATTCCCGGGCTGCCCAGCCTGCCGCGTCCTCTGTACGGACGCACCGAATCGCTGCCCAATCGCGCACTGACCCGGCGTCACAGCCATCCGTGGGTGCAATTGTCCTATGCGATTCAAGGCGTACTTGAAGTGCAAACCAGCGCCGGACGTTTCGTCGCGCCGCCGGAGCGTGCGGTGTGGATTCCGGCAGGCGTACCGCATCGGGTGTTCAGTTCACCGCACACCGAGATGCGCAGCCTGTATATCGATTGCAGTGTCGCCTCGCGGGAGATCGAGCGTTGTCATGTGCTCGGCGTCAGCGATCTGCTCAGGGAACTGATCCGCGCCTTCAGCCAGGTGCCGGTGGAATACGATGAGCGCGGCGCTCACGGGCGCCTCGCCCAAGTGATCCTCGATCAACTGGCCGACGCGCCACACATCGACCTGATGCTGCCGCTGCCTCAGGACGCCCGTTTGCGACAGATCTATCAGAGCCTGGAGCAACATCCGGAACAACAGACCACGCTGAGCCACTGGAGCGACAAATTCGGTGTCACCGAAAAGACCCTCACGCGCCTGTTTCTGCGCGATACCGGCCTGACCTTTCGCGCCTGGCGCCAGCGCTTGCGCCTGCTCGGTGCGCTGACGCCACTGGAGAAAGGCGAACGCGTCACCGACGTCGCGCTGGGCTGCGGTTACGACTCGACGTCGGCATTCATCGCGGCGTTTCGTCAGCAGTTTGGGGAAACGCCGGGGGAGTTTTTCCGCTGA
- a CDS encoding bile acid:sodium symporter family protein, with the protein MTRPRFLPDNFTLTLIGVVLLASFLPASGQVAVGFGWLTNIAIALLFFLHGAKLSRESIIAGAGHWRLHLLVFGLTFVLFPLLGLALKPLLSPLIGEKLYMGMLYLCALPATVQSAIAFTSLARGNIPAAICSAAASSLFGIFLTPLLVTLLLNVHGDGGSTLDAILKISVQLLLPFIAGQIARRWIGAWVGRNKNWLKFVDQGSILLVVYGAFSEAVNEGIWHQIPLFELLGLVVVCCILLVLVLLASTLLGKAFGFSQEDRITILFCGSKKSLATGVPMAQVLFAGSTIGVLILPLMLFHQIQLMVCAVLAQRYAKRPESVPELMAQVDP; encoded by the coding sequence ATGACGCGCCCAAGATTCCTTCCCGATAATTTCACCCTGACGCTGATCGGCGTTGTGCTGCTGGCAAGCTTTCTGCCGGCCAGCGGTCAGGTCGCGGTGGGCTTTGGCTGGCTGACCAACATCGCCATCGCGCTGCTGTTTTTCCTGCATGGCGCCAAGCTTTCCCGCGAGTCGATCATCGCCGGTGCCGGCCACTGGCGCCTGCATCTGCTGGTGTTCGGCCTGACCTTCGTGCTGTTCCCGCTGCTGGGACTGGCGCTGAAACCGCTGCTGTCGCCGCTGATCGGCGAAAAGCTGTACATGGGCATGCTTTACCTGTGCGCATTGCCCGCCACCGTGCAGTCGGCGATTGCCTTCACCTCGCTGGCGCGGGGCAATATTCCGGCGGCGATTTGCAGCGCAGCCGCGTCCAGTCTGTTCGGGATTTTCCTCACGCCGCTGCTGGTGACGTTGCTGCTCAACGTGCATGGTGACGGCGGCTCGACTCTCGATGCGATCCTGAAAATCAGCGTGCAACTGCTGCTGCCATTTATTGCCGGGCAAATCGCCCGGCGCTGGATCGGCGCGTGGGTAGGGCGCAACAAGAACTGGCTGAAGTTTGTCGATCAGGGCTCGATTCTGCTGGTGGTCTACGGCGCGTTCAGCGAAGCGGTCAACGAAGGCATCTGGCATCAGATTCCGCTGTTCGAGCTGCTCGGGCTGGTGGTGGTCTGCTGCATCTTGCTGGTGCTGGTGTTGCTGGCATCGACGCTGTTGGGCAAAGCGTTCGGCTTCAGCCAGGAAGACCGCATCACCATATTGTTCTGCGGCTCGAAAAAGAGCCTGGCGACTGGTGTGCCGATGGCGCAGGTGTTGTTCGCCGGCAGCACCATTGGTGTGTTGATCCTGCCGTTGATGCTGTTCCATCAGATTCAACTGATGGTCTGCGCGGTGCTTGCGCAGCGCTATGCGAAACGTCCGGAGTCGGTGCCTGAGTTGATGGCACAAGTCGATCCGTAA